A single genomic interval of Lathyrus oleraceus cultivar Zhongwan6 chromosome 7, CAAS_Psat_ZW6_1.0, whole genome shotgun sequence harbors:
- the LOC127103674 gene encoding uncharacterized protein LOC127103674, with the protein MGHKLSYDNSASLHTHDYTDLSEYLKESSVGGVLSCKIGGSGGARRRRKKPSKTRFERNKERKREKMFGMTGTATATTCTGTSVRWQPLLPPLRRRQRLPVIVSFKNNNSNNKPNDMDRVLKEAWRTANDKFELFLFEAKKTAERIDRRYSVSHRLSSAASAAADRAREIDRDFEIGIKYRNFTSDFALNWPKYRAQISKILDSPVGKSFTTLFFIWFAFSGWLFRFLIIATWVLPFAGPLLLGSLANSLVIKGSCPACKTQFSGYKNQVVRCTSCGNIVWQPKGKGDFFTRGGRNNSSSKSDPNIIDVDFEEK; encoded by the exons ATGGGTCATAAACTCAGCTATGACAATAGCGCTTCATTGCATACACACGACTACACAGATTTGTCTGAATATCTGAAGGAATCTTCTGTAGGTGGTG TATTATCGTGTAAAATTGGAGGGAGTGGAGGTGCTCGTAGAAGAAGAAAAAAACCAAGCAAAACGCGCTTTGAACGaaacaaagagagaaagagagagaaaatgTTCGGAATGACCGGAACAGCAACCGCCACGACATGCACCGGCACATCAGTGCGATGGCAACCACTCCTTCCACCGCTCCGCCGCCGCCAACGCCTCCCCGTAATAGTCAGTTTCAAGAACAACAACAGTAACAATAAACCAAACGATATGGATAGGGTTTTGAAAGAAGCGTGGCGAACCGCTAACGATAAGTTCGAGCTTTTTCTCTTCGAAGCTAAGAAAACCGCCGAACGCATAGACCGTCGTTACTCTGTTTCTCACCGTCTTTCCTCCGCTGCCTCGGCTGCTGCGGATAGAGCGCGTGAAATTGATAGGGATTTTGAAATTGGAATCAAATACAGGAATTTTACTTCCGATTTTGCCCTTAACTGGCCTAAG TATAGAGCGCAGATTAGTAAAATTTTGGATAGTCCTGTTGGTAAAAGCTTTACG ACACTTTTCTTTATCTGGTTTGCATTTTCTGGCTGGCTTTTTCGGTTCCTGATAATTGCAACATGGGTACTTCCATTTGCCGGACCTCTTCTACTTGGATCATTGGCCAACAGCTTAGTTATTAAG GGCTCTTGTCCAGCTTGCAAAACCCAGTTTTCAGGTTACAAGAACCAAGTAGTTCGATGTACGAGCTGTGGCAACATTGTATGGCAACCTAAAGGCAAAGGCGATTTCTTTACAAGAGGTGGTAGAAATAACTCATCATCTAAGTCAGACCCTAACATCATTGATGTTGACTTTGAGGAGAAATGA